One genomic region from Leifsonia poae encodes:
- a CDS encoding TetR/AcrR family transcriptional regulator — protein sequence METPTTSSKRTGGRSAAVIHNVRTAVEELVKERGSERVTVPMIAERAGVNPTSIYRRWGDLPTLLNDIATYRLDPERPLPESGTLQGDLTAWASEIVRHYGKPVNAALLRGGAANAGERTSDCLRNRHAEATMFVARADAVGVTPDDIVDHVVAPIIYRVIFQPWTLTEHTAADLVGRLFATIPSSARGVGGAS from the coding sequence ATGGAAACACCGACCACCTCATCGAAGAGGACGGGCGGCCGCAGCGCCGCGGTCATCCACAATGTGCGCACCGCCGTCGAAGAGCTCGTCAAGGAGCGCGGCAGCGAACGCGTCACCGTTCCGATGATCGCCGAGCGCGCCGGCGTCAACCCGACGAGCATCTACCGCCGCTGGGGCGATCTCCCCACCCTGCTCAACGACATCGCCACCTACCGGCTCGACCCGGAGCGCCCCCTGCCCGAGAGCGGAACCCTGCAGGGCGACCTCACCGCCTGGGCGAGCGAGATCGTGCGGCACTACGGCAAGCCGGTCAATGCCGCGCTGCTCCGCGGCGGCGCCGCCAATGCCGGCGAGCGCACCTCCGACTGCCTGCGCAACCGTCACGCGGAGGCGACGATGTTCGTGGCGCGGGCGGATGCGGTGGGCGTCACCCCCGACGACATCGTCGACCACGTGGTCGCCCCCATCATCTACCGCGTCATCTTCCAGCCCTGGACCCTCACCGAGCACACGGCGGCCGATCTCGTCGGGCGTCTCTTCGCCACGATCCCTTCCAGCGCACGCGGTGTCGGGGGCGCTTCGTAG
- a CDS encoding MFS transporter, whose translation MITLEETGSLPALHSTRRGLRPMAAFVGSALAFVAVAFSVGAPSPLFVLYQHEWGFADAMLTVAFAIYAVTLLVTLLIAGSLSDHIGRRPVLIAALALEAAAMLLFLFAQDIGWIVVARAVQGVGTGAAMATFSASLVELAPERHKKLGAVIGSTAPIGGIALGAIVTGVVVQFAAQPTVWIFSALVLVFAAGLLVVVGSHETVERRPGAVRSLIPRLMIPQAARREFVGALPLLAAAWMLSGLFIGLAPSIVRGVFHLESGLVNGAVVGLAPATGAAAGLLLSRYPARLSTIGGTVAILVGVGLTVVSVTGDALWLLFAASAVGGVGFGAAFSAVMRILAPLAPAEQRAELFAGVYLVNYLAYGLPALVAGELIAVVGLVPTVAWYAGVIGVVAIVAIVAQLMLTRPRPLTAGR comes from the coding sequence ATGATCACGCTCGAAGAGACCGGCTCGCTCCCCGCCCTCCACTCGACCCGGCGCGGCCTGCGGCCGATGGCCGCCTTCGTCGGCTCTGCGTTGGCGTTCGTGGCGGTCGCGTTCTCGGTGGGAGCCCCCAGCCCGCTGTTCGTGCTCTACCAGCACGAGTGGGGGTTCGCCGACGCGATGCTCACCGTCGCCTTCGCGATCTACGCGGTCACACTCCTGGTGACGCTGCTGATCGCCGGCTCGTTGTCCGACCACATCGGCCGGCGCCCGGTGCTGATCGCCGCGCTCGCGCTCGAAGCCGCGGCGATGCTGCTCTTCCTGTTCGCGCAGGACATCGGCTGGATCGTCGTCGCGCGTGCCGTGCAGGGCGTGGGAACCGGAGCCGCGATGGCCACCTTCTCCGCCTCGCTCGTCGAGCTCGCGCCCGAACGGCACAAGAAGCTCGGCGCGGTCATCGGCAGCACAGCACCGATCGGCGGCATCGCGCTCGGCGCGATCGTCACCGGCGTCGTGGTGCAGTTCGCGGCACAGCCGACGGTGTGGATCTTCTCGGCACTCGTGCTCGTGTTCGCGGCCGGGCTGCTCGTCGTGGTGGGGTCGCACGAGACCGTCGAACGGCGTCCGGGTGCGGTGCGGTCGCTCATCCCGCGCCTGATGATCCCGCAGGCGGCACGGCGCGAGTTCGTCGGAGCGCTGCCGCTGCTCGCGGCGGCGTGGATGCTCTCCGGCCTGTTCATCGGACTCGCGCCCTCCATCGTGCGCGGCGTCTTCCACCTGGAGAGCGGTCTTGTGAACGGCGCGGTCGTCGGGCTCGCACCCGCGACAGGCGCAGCGGCCGGACTGTTGCTGAGCCGGTACCCGGCGCGACTGTCGACGATCGGCGGCACCGTCGCCATCCTGGTGGGCGTCGGGTTGACGGTGGTCTCGGTCACCGGAGATGCGCTCTGGCTCCTCTTTGCGGCGTCGGCGGTGGGCGGCGTCGGATTCGGGGCGGCCTTCTCGGCGGTGATGCGCATCCTGGCGCCGCTTGCCCCAGCCGAGCAGCGGGCCGAACTGTTCGCGGGTGTCTACCTCGTGAACTACCTGGCCTACGGATTGCCGGCACTCGTGGCGGGAGAGCTGATCGCCGTGGTCGGCCTCGTTCCGACGGTGGCCTGGTACGCCGGTGTGATCGGCGTCGTGGCGATTGTCGCGATCGTCGCTCAGCTCATGCTGACCAGGCCGCGCCCGCTCACGGCAGGTCGATGA
- a CDS encoding NADPH:quinone reductase: protein MKAVAYTSTGPSSVLALEERDEPHAGVGEVRVRIHVSGVNPTDWKSRRGGGAAALPRPQVPNQDGSGVVDEIGPGVTAFAPGDRVWVWDAAYQRPNGTAQELVVLPVRQVVALPDTADFDLGASLGIPALTAHRTLTTHELGPRELTPGSLSGRTVLVAGGAGAVGHAAIQLAVWAGATVVSTVSSPAKARLAEAAGAHHVVDYRDTDAAEAIGALAPRGIDIIVEVNPGANAELDVRVAAADATIAIYADSPAALAVPVRPSMTKNLRYQFVLTYTTPAEAKDAAVRAVTAAVADGALPVGAAHGLPITRFPLSETAAAHDAVENGLVGKALIDLP from the coding sequence ATGAAGGCTGTCGCATACACATCAACGGGACCCTCCTCTGTTCTCGCGCTCGAGGAGAGAGACGAGCCGCACGCCGGCGTCGGGGAGGTGCGCGTCCGCATCCACGTCTCGGGCGTCAACCCCACCGATTGGAAGTCGCGGCGCGGCGGCGGCGCAGCGGCGCTGCCCCGGCCTCAGGTTCCGAACCAGGACGGCTCGGGTGTGGTAGACGAGATCGGCCCCGGTGTCACGGCTTTCGCCCCCGGTGACCGCGTCTGGGTGTGGGATGCGGCGTACCAGCGCCCGAACGGAACAGCGCAGGAGCTCGTCGTACTGCCGGTGCGCCAGGTGGTGGCCCTGCCCGACACCGCGGACTTCGACCTCGGCGCCTCCCTCGGTATCCCGGCGCTCACCGCGCATCGCACGCTGACCACGCACGAGCTCGGCCCTCGAGAGCTCACCCCCGGTTCCCTCTCCGGTCGCACCGTGCTCGTCGCGGGAGGCGCAGGCGCGGTCGGGCATGCAGCAATCCAGCTCGCGGTGTGGGCGGGCGCCACCGTCGTGTCCACCGTCAGCAGCCCGGCGAAGGCCCGTCTCGCCGAGGCCGCCGGCGCCCACCACGTCGTCGACTATCGCGACACGGATGCGGCCGAGGCCATCGGCGCTCTCGCCCCGCGCGGCATCGACATCATCGTGGAGGTGAACCCGGGCGCCAACGCCGAGCTCGACGTGCGGGTGGCCGCCGCGGACGCCACCATCGCGATCTACGCCGACTCGCCCGCCGCCCTCGCCGTCCCCGTTCGTCCCAGCATGACGAAGAACCTGCGGTACCAGTTCGTCCTCACCTACACCACCCCTGCCGAGGCGAAGGACGCAGCGGTACGTGCCGTCACGGCCGCCGTCGCGGACGGAGCCCTGCCGGTGGGCGCGGCGCACGGGCTTCCGATCACGCGGTTTCCGCTCAGCGAGACGGCTGCGGCCCACGACGCCGTCGAGAACGGCCTCGTCGGCAAGGCCCTCATCGACCTGCCGTGA
- a CDS encoding MarP family serine protease: MELVVDVVLVVLAVIAIAVGWGHGAIRAAGSLVGLGLGLWGGLSLAPMVVGWLAAAGWGSATQRSIVAAIVILACAAVAYAIAAGLATLIGKLVRHGPVRWLDSLVGAALGLLTWAVVVWLVAGFALATNLATVVQAAGSSKVVAALDALAPIPSSTVVGAVDDALADAGLPKVFESGEAIKTVQAPDPSVPAAVDRAKRSVVTVLASKPECGVDSEGSGWVVSQGRVVTNAHVVAGASAIVVRDPSTDQPMRASLIAFDPERDLAVLDVTGLTAPPLEIGEDLSTGDQAYAAGYPGNGPYTVSPERVRDRMIARGTDIYQSGSVDRDIYALRGSVRPGNSGGPLLDSQGKVVGVVFARSTIDPDTGYALTLDELRPVLNSVGAAPIGTGGCATG, encoded by the coding sequence GTGGAACTCGTGGTCGATGTCGTGCTGGTGGTGCTCGCCGTCATCGCGATCGCCGTCGGCTGGGGGCACGGCGCCATCCGGGCCGCCGGCTCGCTGGTCGGTCTCGGCCTCGGCCTCTGGGGCGGCCTGAGCCTGGCACCGATGGTGGTCGGCTGGCTCGCCGCCGCCGGTTGGGGAAGCGCCACGCAGCGGTCCATCGTCGCCGCCATCGTCATCCTGGCCTGTGCCGCCGTCGCCTATGCGATCGCCGCCGGCCTGGCCACCCTCATCGGCAAGCTCGTGCGCCACGGTCCGGTGCGCTGGCTCGACTCACTGGTCGGCGCCGCGCTCGGCCTGCTCACCTGGGCGGTCGTGGTGTGGCTCGTCGCCGGGTTCGCGCTCGCCACGAACCTCGCTACGGTCGTGCAGGCCGCCGGTTCGTCGAAGGTGGTCGCCGCCCTCGACGCCCTCGCTCCCATCCCTTCGTCGACCGTGGTCGGTGCGGTCGACGACGCCCTCGCCGACGCCGGTCTGCCGAAGGTCTTCGAGAGTGGCGAGGCGATCAAGACCGTGCAGGCCCCCGACCCGTCGGTCCCTGCCGCGGTCGATCGGGCGAAACGGTCGGTGGTCACCGTCCTCGCCTCCAAGCCGGAGTGCGGAGTGGACTCCGAGGGCAGCGGCTGGGTGGTCTCCCAGGGGCGCGTCGTCACGAACGCCCACGTCGTGGCGGGCGCGTCGGCCATCGTCGTGCGCGATCCGTCGACCGATCAGCCCATGCGCGCATCCCTCATCGCCTTCGACCCGGAGCGGGATCTGGCCGTGCTCGACGTGACCGGGCTCACCGCGCCCCCGCTCGAGATCGGCGAAGACCTCTCGACGGGAGACCAGGCGTACGCCGCAGGCTACCCCGGAAACGGCCCGTACACCGTGAGCCCCGAACGCGTGCGCGACCGCATGATCGCCCGAGGAACCGACATCTACCAGAGCGGATCCGTCGACCGCGACATCTACGCGCTGCGCGGTTCGGTTCGGCCCGGCAACTCCGGAGGCCCCCTCCTCGACTCGCAGGGCAAGGTCGTCGGTGTGGTGTTCGCGCGCTCCACCATCGACCCCGACACCGGATACGCGCTCACCCTCGACGAGTTGCGGCCGGTTCTCAACTCGGTCGGCGCCGCACCGATCGGCACCGGCGGCTGCGCCACGGGCTGA
- a CDS encoding copper resistance CopC family protein, whose translation MRSLRVLTASLAATGAVALALLPAVGASAHDYLVNSSPAADSVVTEPLQRVTLTFNDRVLDLSGDGSSSLVTVTGPDSRHFETGCATTADTVVSAPVSLGSAGKYTITYQIVSADGHTVSNSLGFTYQPPAGTVAAAGSDGTVCGKKGGDAVATDTATAPAAPPTETAGSAAPTQPSADSGNLGPVIGIAIGIVVLAIAGVLVVVLTGRRKPPTATPEDPHDDEADKRNPADG comes from the coding sequence ATGAGAAGCCTCCGGGTTCTGACCGCGTCGCTGGCGGCAACCGGCGCCGTGGCGCTCGCACTGCTGCCAGCGGTGGGCGCCTCGGCGCACGACTACCTGGTGAACAGCAGTCCGGCCGCCGACTCCGTCGTCACAGAGCCGCTTCAGCGGGTGACGCTCACCTTCAACGACCGCGTTCTCGACCTGTCAGGCGACGGATCCAGTTCGCTCGTCACGGTGACCGGGCCGGACTCCCGGCATTTCGAGACGGGATGCGCGACCACGGCCGACACCGTGGTCTCGGCTCCGGTCTCGCTGGGCTCCGCCGGCAAATACACGATCACCTACCAGATCGTGTCGGCCGACGGTCACACTGTGTCGAACTCGCTCGGGTTCACCTACCAGCCTCCGGCCGGAACGGTCGCCGCGGCGGGCAGCGATGGAACGGTCTGCGGCAAGAAGGGCGGCGACGCGGTGGCCACCGACACGGCCACGGCGCCGGCCGCGCCGCCGACGGAGACCGCCGGCAGCGCGGCACCCACCCAGCCGTCGGCCGACTCCGGCAACCTCGGCCCGGTGATCGGCATCGCGATCGGCATCGTCGTGCTCGCGATCGCCGGCGTGCTCGTCGTGGTGCTCACCGGCCGCCGCAAACCGCCGACCGCCACCCCCGAAGACCCGCACGACGACGAAGCGGACAAGCGGAACCCCGCCGACGGGTAG
- a CDS encoding YcnI family copper-binding membrane protein — protein MKKSTIAASIAAGTTALLLLAAPLAASAHVRIDPDSAAAGSYATLSFKVPTESATAGTVKLVVDLPTDTPFTSVTYQPLAGWTTTVDTEKLAKPVKTDDGTITEAPVRVTWTADSGVQIAPGQFQLFTISAGAVPNTGQVLLPAHQTYSDGTVVNWADKTPASGKEPEHPAPTLYVNDPVPAGESANPVVATTSPAPAAPTADPAADAVAIGLGIGGLALGAIALVVAVFAATRRSRAKVDA, from the coding sequence ATGAAGAAAAGCACCATCGCCGCGTCCATCGCGGCAGGAACGACCGCCCTGCTCCTCCTCGCCGCGCCGCTCGCCGCCAGCGCGCACGTGCGCATCGACCCCGACTCCGCGGCGGCCGGCAGCTACGCCACCCTCAGCTTCAAGGTGCCGACCGAGTCGGCCACGGCGGGAACAGTGAAGCTGGTGGTCGACCTCCCGACCGACACGCCGTTCACCTCGGTCACCTACCAGCCACTCGCCGGCTGGACGACGACGGTGGACACCGAGAAGCTGGCCAAGCCGGTGAAGACCGACGACGGAACCATCACCGAAGCCCCGGTGCGCGTCACCTGGACCGCCGACAGCGGCGTGCAGATCGCACCCGGACAGTTCCAGCTGTTCACCATCTCGGCCGGGGCCGTGCCGAACACCGGCCAGGTGCTGCTGCCCGCGCACCAGACGTACTCGGACGGCACCGTCGTGAACTGGGCCGACAAGACCCCGGCCTCAGGCAAAGAGCCGGAGCACCCCGCGCCGACCCTGTACGTGAACGACCCGGTTCCGGCCGGCGAGTCGGCCAACCCGGTCGTCGCGACCACGTCGCCGGCACCGGCGGCGCCCACGGCCGACCCGGCGGCGGATGCGGTCGCCATCGGTCTCGGCATCGGCGGCCTCGCCCTCGGCGCCATCGCGCTCGTGGTCGCCGTCTTCGCGGCGACCCGTCGAAGCCGTGCCAAGGTGGACGCATGA
- a CDS encoding ROK family transcriptional regulator: MPRGANLPVIAAFNETVLLDAIRRSEGGLSRVELARKTGLSAQTVTNVSRRLLAQGLIREGGSRQIDGPGKPRTMLLLEPTGSYAIGVHLDPTVITCVLLDLESTVVEHTRRHSPVSGDAAETVALAVDAVTELLEISGVDRGRVSGIGVAAPGPIDAETGVVVRPPLVPGWTDFHLRDELTAATGLPTLVAKDVTAAAVAERWRDPAGASGNFAFVYYGTGVGVGLVLANDVYTGASQNAGDVGHSIVDPTGPPCFCGRRGCYGESVRPHRLVLSAIRDGVIAAPDGVLVTPGADGPEAVLDVETVDELFTELVRAADDGDAAAERILDRSVRNTAIYVSNLAALLDIDRVVFGGPTWSRVEQRYLRLLPLRLAEADMGILTHPVSISSSAVGDDVAAVGAACLVLDSTFSPRATLR, from the coding sequence ATGCCGAGAGGCGCGAATCTTCCCGTGATCGCCGCCTTCAACGAGACCGTGCTGCTCGACGCGATCCGGCGTTCCGAGGGTGGGCTGAGCCGGGTGGAGTTGGCGCGCAAGACCGGACTCTCGGCGCAGACGGTGACGAATGTGAGCCGTCGGCTGCTCGCCCAGGGGCTCATCCGCGAGGGCGGAAGCCGGCAGATCGATGGTCCGGGCAAGCCGCGCACCATGCTGCTGCTGGAGCCGACCGGCTCGTACGCGATCGGCGTGCACCTGGACCCGACGGTGATCACCTGTGTTCTGCTCGACCTGGAGAGCACGGTCGTGGAGCACACACGCAGGCATTCGCCGGTCTCCGGGGATGCTGCCGAGACGGTCGCGCTCGCCGTCGACGCCGTCACGGAACTGCTGGAGATCTCGGGTGTCGACCGCGGGCGGGTGAGCGGCATCGGTGTCGCAGCGCCGGGGCCGATCGACGCCGAGACCGGTGTCGTGGTGCGGCCGCCGCTGGTGCCGGGGTGGACGGACTTCCACCTGCGCGACGAGCTGACGGCGGCGACCGGACTGCCGACTCTGGTGGCCAAGGATGTGACGGCCGCTGCGGTCGCCGAACGCTGGCGCGACCCCGCGGGCGCGAGCGGCAACTTCGCGTTCGTCTACTACGGCACCGGTGTCGGTGTCGGCCTGGTGCTGGCGAACGATGTGTACACGGGTGCCTCGCAGAACGCAGGAGATGTCGGCCACTCGATCGTGGATCCGACCGGACCCCCGTGCTTCTGTGGGCGGCGCGGATGCTACGGGGAGTCCGTGCGTCCGCATCGATTGGTCCTCTCGGCCATCCGCGACGGTGTGATCGCGGCGCCCGACGGCGTGCTGGTCACCCCGGGCGCCGACGGACCCGAAGCTGTGCTCGATGTCGAGACCGTCGACGAACTGTTCACCGAGCTCGTGCGGGCAGCGGACGACGGCGATGCGGCGGCCGAGCGCATCCTCGACCGGTCGGTGCGGAACACGGCGATCTACGTCTCGAATCTCGCTGCCCTGCTCGACATCGACCGGGTCGTCTTCGGCGGCCCGACCTGGAGCCGGGTGGAGCAGCGGTATCTGCGGCTGCTCCCGCTCCGGTTGGCCGAAGCGGATATGGGGATCCTGACCCATCCGGTGTCGATCTCCTCGAGCGCGGTCGGTGACGATGTGGCCGCGGTCGGCGCGGCCTGTCTCGTGCTCGACTCGACATTCTCGCCGAGGGCGACCCTGCGCTGA
- a CDS encoding extracellular solute-binding protein codes for MKRSRVLAAVVAASTLVALAGCSSSGAGDGKTIKVAYQDFGSNLIDNLMKDAKKDFEAANPGEKVTLVPIKAAENDYYTKLSLMNRSASTAPDVMWEDTFLIRSDAQAGYLEPLDSYANKWTDWSQFFDNAKDAGKGDNGKIYGIPMGTDTRGLWYNKDIFAKAGLPTDWKPKTWNDVLDAAKTIKDKVPGVTPLNIFSGKAAGEASSMQGFEMLLYGASQDGLYDSSSQKWIVGSKAFTDSLNVLKEVYQGGLGPAQEITSDTNYQNIVGAQLIPQGKLAINLDGSWLGNTWQKDGATPWPAWSTVMGVAPMPTQDGQKPGSISMSGGWTLSMGAKSSSKDEAWKFIAMVNDKEHALKTDKTLSWIPVRKDVAADPSYAEGNPTAAFFSSLVDVTKFRPATPDYSKISNGIQVAMESVMTGQQSPSEAAKTYDDTVVGIVGKDKTKSE; via the coding sequence ATGAAACGCAGCAGAGTTCTGGCCGCCGTAGTGGCCGCATCCACTCTCGTCGCATTGGCGGGATGTTCGTCCTCCGGAGCGGGCGACGGCAAGACGATCAAGGTCGCCTATCAGGACTTCGGGTCCAACCTGATCGACAACCTCATGAAAGACGCGAAGAAGGACTTCGAAGCCGCGAACCCGGGGGAGAAGGTCACCCTGGTCCCGATCAAGGCGGCCGAGAACGACTACTACACCAAGCTCTCGCTCATGAACCGGAGCGCCTCGACGGCCCCGGACGTCATGTGGGAGGACACGTTCCTGATCCGCTCGGATGCCCAGGCCGGCTACCTGGAGCCGCTCGACTCCTACGCGAACAAATGGACGGACTGGTCGCAGTTCTTCGACAACGCCAAAGACGCCGGCAAGGGCGACAACGGCAAGATCTACGGGATCCCGATGGGGACAGACACCCGCGGGCTCTGGTACAACAAAGACATCTTCGCGAAGGCGGGACTGCCCACCGACTGGAAGCCGAAGACCTGGAACGACGTGCTCGACGCGGCGAAGACCATCAAAGACAAGGTTCCCGGCGTGACGCCGCTGAACATCTTCTCCGGCAAGGCCGCCGGTGAGGCGAGCTCCATGCAGGGCTTCGAGATGCTGCTCTACGGAGCGAGCCAGGACGGCCTGTACGACAGCTCGTCGCAGAAGTGGATCGTCGGATCCAAGGCGTTCACCGACTCACTGAACGTGCTCAAAGAGGTCTACCAGGGCGGCCTCGGGCCGGCGCAGGAGATCACCAGCGACACGAACTACCAGAACATCGTCGGCGCCCAGCTCATCCCCCAGGGCAAGCTGGCGATCAACCTCGACGGCTCCTGGCTCGGGAACACCTGGCAGAAGGACGGCGCGACGCCGTGGCCGGCGTGGAGCACGGTGATGGGGGTCGCACCGATGCCGACGCAGGACGGCCAGAAGCCGGGAAGCATCAGCATGTCGGGCGGCTGGACGCTCTCGATGGGGGCGAAGAGCAGCTCGAAGGATGAGGCGTGGAAGTTCATCGCCATGGTCAACGACAAGGAGCACGCGCTCAAGACGGACAAGACGCTGAGCTGGATCCCGGTGCGGAAAGATGTCGCGGCCGACCCCTCGTACGCCGAGGGCAACCCGACCGCCGCCTTCTTCTCCTCGCTGGTCGACGTCACCAAGTTCCGGCCCGCGACACCCGACTACTCGAAGATCTCCAACGGTATCCAGGTGGCGATGGAGTCGGTGATGACCGGCCAGCAGTCGCCGTCGGAGGCCGCGAAGACCTACGACGACACGGTCGTGGGCATCGTCGGAAAAGACAAGACGAAGTCGGAGTAA
- a CDS encoding carbohydrate ABC transporter permease, whose translation MTSTVDAVGTDARGRGVPTPRPPRPEPSARSRKVRRSVARAAPLVPAIGLLLVFLVGPILSSFYGSFTNSSLTGAAAAQSQWIGFKNYTDLFASPDFPVAVVLTLVFVIGSAVIGQNIVGMVLALLMRSGGRVIGAIVSTFVVGAWVLPEIVAAFASYAFFSSKGTLNAILGLFGITGPAWLFAFPMLAVILANTWRGAAFSMLVYSAALQEVPPEITEAAEVDGANGVKRFFLITLPMIRRSISTNMMLITLQTLSVFTLIYVMTGGGPGNKSMTLPVLAYQEAFKFSELGYGTAIATILLLVGAVFAVVYVRALRTEKD comes from the coding sequence GTGACGTCGACTGTCGACGCCGTCGGAACCGACGCGCGCGGCCGAGGGGTGCCCACCCCTCGGCCGCCGCGCCCGGAACCCTCGGCCCGTTCGCGCAAGGTGCGGCGCTCCGTGGCCCGGGCTGCTCCACTGGTCCCGGCCATCGGCCTGCTGCTGGTGTTCCTGGTCGGACCGATCCTCTCGTCGTTCTACGGCTCGTTCACCAACTCGTCGCTCACCGGCGCCGCGGCGGCCCAGAGCCAGTGGATCGGCTTCAAGAACTACACCGACCTCTTCGCCAGCCCCGACTTCCCGGTTGCGGTCGTGCTCACCCTCGTGTTCGTGATCGGCTCCGCCGTGATCGGCCAGAACATCGTGGGCATGGTGCTGGCCCTGCTGATGCGCTCAGGCGGGCGGGTGATCGGAGCGATCGTCTCCACCTTCGTCGTCGGAGCCTGGGTGCTCCCGGAGATCGTGGCCGCGTTCGCCTCGTACGCGTTCTTCAGCTCGAAGGGAACCCTCAACGCGATCCTCGGCCTGTTCGGGATCACCGGGCCCGCCTGGCTCTTCGCCTTCCCGATGCTCGCGGTCATCCTCGCCAACACCTGGCGCGGCGCCGCCTTCTCGATGCTCGTCTACTCGGCGGCGCTGCAGGAGGTGCCGCCGGAGATCACCGAGGCGGCCGAGGTCGATGGCGCCAACGGGGTGAAACGGTTCTTCCTCATCACCTTGCCGATGATCCGCCGCAGCATCTCCACGAACATGATGCTCATCACGCTTCAGACCCTCTCGGTCTTCACGCTCATCTATGTGATGACCGGCGGCGGCCCGGGCAACAAGAGCATGACTCTGCCGGTGCTGGCCTACCAGGAGGCATTCAAGTTCTCCGAACTCGGCTACGGCACGGCCATCGCGACGATCCTGCTGCTCGTGGGCGCGGTCTTCGCCGTGGTCTACGTTCGCGCCCTCAGAACGGAGAAGGACTGA